From a region of the Helianthus annuus cultivar XRQ/B chromosome 5, HanXRQr2.0-SUNRISE, whole genome shotgun sequence genome:
- the LOC110940703 gene encoding histone H4, whose product MSGRGKGGKGLGKGGAKRHRKVLRDNIQGITKPAIRRLARRGGVKRISGLIYEETRGVLKIFLENVIRDAVTYTEHARRKTVTAMDVVYALKRQGRTLYGFGG is encoded by the coding sequence ATGTCAGGgagaggaaagggaggcaaggGGCTGGGAAAGGGAGGAGCAAAACGACACCGTAAAGTTCTCCGTGATAACATCCAGGGTATCACCAAGCCGGCGATCCGTCGTCTTGCAAGACGTGGTGGGGTGAAGCGTATTAGCGGTTTAATCTACGAGGAGACACGTGGCGTCTTGAAGATCTTTTTGGAGAATGTGATTCGTGATGCGGTTACCTACACAGAGCATGCTCGCCGGAAGACTGTTACTGCCATGGACGTTGTTTATGCTTTGAAACGACAGGGCCGTACCCTCTATGGCTTTGGGGGTTGA
- the LOC110943264 gene encoding uncharacterized protein LOC110943264 translates to MIFRGILPKGNQFHLITLVKKMKLDEQRYRLEGFDSLLKDVTSFCDKYDIEMINMEDEYVDPKNRRRKTNITNRHHFVVNNFNTVLDMQIQELGNRFNEVTTNLLTCMSSLSPRDNFSSFNKLNLLKLAEMYPYDFTFDEKDKLIDELGHYISNMKRDSRFDNLNGVSDLAKRMVETRKHIEYQLVYRLIKLSLVLPVATASVERSFSSMKLVKTELRNRMGDGYMNDSCICYIEKEFLQQVSVESVMQRFQKMKTRRQQL, encoded by the exons ATGATCTTCCGTGGGATCCTTCCGAAAGGAAACCAATTTCATCTTATCACCCTAGTCAAAAAGATGAAATTAGACGAAC AAAGGTATCGACTTGAAGGCTTTGACTCACTTTTAAAAGATGTCACATCCTTTTGTGACAAGTATGATATTGAGATGATTAACATGGAAGATGAGTATGTTGACCCGAAAAACAGAAGAAGAAAGACCAATATCACCAATCGTCATCATTTTGTGGTCAATAATTTCAACACGGTTCTCGACATGCAAATTCAAGAGCTTGGAAACCGTTTTAACGAGGTAACCACTAACTTGCTTACGTGTATGAGTTCTTTGAGCCCGCGTGATAATTTTAGTTCCTTTAATAAACTAAACTTGCTAAAGTTGGCCGAAATGTATCCGTATGATTTTACTTTTGATGAAAAAGATAAGCTTATCGATGAACTCGGCCACTACATTTCTAATATGAAAAGAGATAGTCGGTTTGATAACCTGAATGGGGTTAGTGATCTTGCCAAAAGGATGGTGGAAACAAGGAAACACATTGAGTATCAGTTGGTCTATCGTTTAATAAAGTTGTCACTAGTTTTACCGGTTGCAACGGCTAGTGTTGAAAGGAGTTTTTCTTCAATGAAGCTTGTGAAGACAGAATTGCGTAATAGGATGGGTGATGGATACATGAACGATTCTTGCATTTGTTACATTGAAAAGGAGTTCTTACAACAAGTTTCCGTTGAGAGTGTAATGCAACGTTTTCAAAAGATGAAAACCCGTCGTCAACAACTTTAG